TGCGTATGCGAGATGCCAAACTCAAAAGGGTTGGTCACGTCATGTGCAGTGGTCACATACGCAAGCTCTGCAGAATAGGTAAAAAACGCTAAGTGctacaaaattttcaattttgcacACCAAACTTCCAGCGCacataactttctcgttttaaaatattttgcatTCGTTCTTTGAACAACGTAAACTTCACGAAtctaattttcatatgaaataagttGAAAAGAACTTGGAAGTCTAGAAGCTGAGTTATGGCTTGCCAAAGTTTGGCCAAAAATTAGTTTTTCACAAAAGTtcttaaacctctattttcaccaaaATCAAACTCAATACCAACATTCCACTCATACAAATAGCACCACAATATACCATTTAAAGCACCACAATCTCCACAACTTACCACAATCAACCATATCTCAATATTACACAATCTCATACATAAATTTCTCAATTAACCAACAAGATCATCAATAATTCATCACATATACATATTCATTCTTAACACCTTGTTAATCATCATTAAATCATCATATAGCATTCTATTTTCATCACCAACATCAATCACTAAACCAATGCCCAACCTATTTTAACAACTATCATCAAGGCACTAAGCAATTAACATATTCATGCTTTCccacttatcctatggtcatctagcctaagttttcataagacattatatattaaatacaaaaaatcaaaaccataccttggtcgattttcTCGTATAACCTAAGACAACCCCACAAGGCAAGCTCACAAGTTCCACCACCAAAATTCAGCCTCCAAAGTTTCACCAAGCATCCAACATACACAATTAAGCTCCAATTTACACATATAAACACCTATATCATATCATTGAACCCATACATACACACTTAATACCAAAATTACAATTAACTAAGGGATTTACTAGGGTTGAGGATCCTTACCTTGTATGTGCCTCAATGATGCCAAGACCCACTAATTTCTCAAGTCAATTTGGCCCtaaaacatcaaattaaccaCAAATCATAACAACCAAGACCATAACATTTTTGGATttgagaagaagaaattgaaactGGGAATGTGGTTTTCTTATCTATTGGACTTTGTAGAACTCAACACTGcagacgcgtggccgcaaacggtgcagcgatcgcagctccggatcaaaagttacgtTGGATTGAATATCTAAGTGAGTGTTTTGTGTGTTCTTCACCTTTTCAGCCCCCTTCAGCATGATTCTCATCCTTTGGGGAAGAAAAGGCTGAAGTGTGGCTTATATACTTGGGTTTTGGGCTCGATTTGATCGGTTTGGTCTGTTTGAtctaatcttgggccaaattctttaaaattagtgtcaaaattcttattttaattagctctatctcattaaactataaaattcatatttctaatattttttgttaaaaattaatttattgactaattattcactaattttaCAGAGTTTACAGGCGACGAGTAGCGAGTAGTCTCTACGTAGCTAAGTAGGTCAAGTCTGAACAAAGGGTAGGAATGGGGTGATTGGGCTCAGGGTCTTGATAAGAGTGACTGAAAGGcaccatttaaaaaaataattatatatatcacaTTTTTCATTCCTCCAATATTGAATTTGAAtggaaataattaaaagaaataaacatTGAATAACATTTTCACTCTAATTTATTGCTATTATCTCATTAAATTCTCGATCTTCTTAAAAGATTTATTACTATTTATTAACCTGTAAACTGCCATCAATATTTTTGCCATTAAAGAGTTACAGAAGAACAAAATCAATATCGTCATTATCATTCTAATCATTCATATAAACATAACTCGAATCCACGATTCAGTTAAACATAATAATTCATATAAAAGACCAATGTCCAAATACATACATAATATCACTAAAACCACACAATTCAACAAAATATAACATAATtaataatacatatatataactCCATAACCATGACAATTAAAACCCATAACTAAACACTAATGAACTTGTGAATTCAAATAGCAAATAGGAAATGAAGAACATACATAACATAATATATAACATCTATAGAAAAGGCTCTATCTTAATCTTGCCAACACTAAAACGAACATCAAAACCAGGAGGAGCatcataattattattatgatgaGCTTGATCTTCCACGTTCACCTGCAAAGCAGATCTCCTCCTCCTCCAAAATTCTTGATATGTTGTTGCTGATGTTCAAAGACGGCTGTTTTTTTGTTTCTACGCATCATTTTGGCCATTTGTCTCTTCATTCTCTCAACCTTACTCTTTGGCTTGTAGTGAGAACTTATATAAGATGCAAACTTTTGTGATGTTTCGAACACCGTCAAACATGCTGCAAGTTCTAATCAGCATGCATAATTCGTTTCTTGTGACCAGTGAAAAAGACAGAAGAAGATACACGTAAGCATGTATGGAAGTAGATGTCTCCACCTCCTCCGCATTTATAAATTCAGGTCTTCCTTCTCGTTGTATTTACACGAAGAGAAAAATGTAGTTACACTTATCTAAAGTGAGATTGTGAAAGTAAGAGTGAGGAAGAGGTGGAAAAAGAAAATTTATGTACTTATTTTTATGATAATAAAAATGTAGTTATTAGTGAAAAAAGTGTGATTTGAATTAAAATGATATGAAATTTAATTTtaccaaaaaaatatattattgcaCATCTAAACTATTCTCAATATATAACTTATTATTTTGTCAGAATTATTTATATCAATATATGTGTTATATTATtagtgttatttttcttttaatatgtTAATATTATTGTCATTTTGAATATTCAGACAATTAATTACTTATGTTAATATTATGATTAAGTTTATTCGAAGACAAAATACTTagtaaaaaaagtattttttgcAATATGCAGgtagaattttttaattttttttcgtatTTATAATTGTTATATATTGACATTATTATgtctaataatataaaaattacttATTGTTAATTTTAAAATGTTTATAATGTTAGAGAACTTAAGTTGAAAtccaaatttttaaaaagttttattttTAAACAGAAGCCTGGCCTGCTACTATCTAGGTGGGTGAGTCACATTCTTGCACCGTCGAACATCATTGTTCCTTGCCTGAGAGAAGCTGGGTTTGGCGATACGGTACAGCTCAGAAACTTCGTGTTTGACAATTCCCTAATCACTGCATTCGTTGAGCACTGGCGTCCGGAGATCCACACTTTCTACCTACCACGGGATGAGTGCACTATCACCTTGCAGGATGTTGCTATCACCTCGGGTTACGCACATACGGAGAGCCAGTGGGTGAGTGCTTGCGTGACTTCTAGACTTGGTACCGGCGTCCGACATGGGAGTACGTAGAGGTGATCGTAGGTGTCAGGCCCTTCATGGTCAGTACTAGacatttttactaaatttttcgaagaaaaacgaaaaagaagaaggatTGAGATGTTTGTGGAGAATACCAACATTTGAAGATCTTTTTATAACTGATTGATTTTTATCTTACTATATTTCGTTTACACAATAAACAAAATTAGTTTGTTCATATATTGTATAAACGAGATACGTGAAGTTCGTTCTTCCTCACATAATATGTGTGCACATGTAATACGATCTGAGTATGTCTTatttcgtttatagtgtaaataaAATACgcctatgtttattttatttattttgtaaacTAGGTAAGTAATGTtacaaaaatcaataaaaattctTCGAATTATCTATTTCCAtagttaaaatatttattttatttatctaaaaCAAATCTCGTAAATCAGTGGGTAATATCCTTCTTGGTTCACCAAATGTTGTAAATGTGCATAGCAATGTATAACACATAATCATGCTCGGAGATTTCACATCTAATAATCCAATAAAAAAGGAAAAGTTCAATGGGTCATGCTATAATTATTTATCTCTTTGTATTAAAACAAAGGATTTCATTTTAGTTAAAATGTGCCCATAGTATTCATacgaataattaaataataatgaaaaaagaatatcaatttgtaatttagtcttttgaaaatacatataaatatataatgttATGAATTGTGATATTAATTtaacatttttaaataatttgtttAACGAATATTTTAAAGACACTTGAGTTTGCTTCATGTGATGATGGCGTGTTTCCGCCAATTACATTAATCTCTTAATATGTGATTGGTTAACTCTTTAAACTTTAGTGAAATAAAAAACTGCATTAGCATCCAATGATCCAAGAAGACTTTGgattttaaaatttgtaatttatagACTTCGCTGCTGAGATTGAAGACTCTGACTGCGTTCATCTTCTGCATACTCTCTCATATTTTCTTAGATTAACTATCATGGCAGAATCATTCATCTTCAGCATCGCTGAATCACTCATAACTAAGCTTGCTTCTCGTGCATACGAAGAAGCATCTCAGGTGGTTGGTGTCTACGATGACCTCCAAGACATGAAAAGCAGTCTCTCATATGTGAAAGCTGTGCTGTTGGATGCTGAGCAGAAGCAGGAGCAGAACCACGAACTGCGGGAGTGGCTGAAGCAGATCAAACTCATCTTCTATGATGCTGAGAACGTGCTTGATCAAGTTGACTGTGAAACACTGCGCAAGCAAGTCATCAGAGACTACGGCACTCCCAAGGACAAGGTAGGCCGCTTCTTCTCGAGTTCTAGTCCACTTGTGTTTCGTTATAAGCTTGCTCTTCAGATCAAAGATATTAGGATGAGATTAGACAGAGTCGCGGCTGATAGGGATAAGTTTGGGCTTCAAGTAATTGATGTTGATAGGCGAGTTGTGCATAGGAGGGAAATGACTTACTCCCATGTTGTTGAGTCTGATGTCATAGGACGTGCTCATGATAAAGAAAAGATTGTAAAGCTCTTGATGGAACCCAGTCTTGACAACAATGCTGGCTCTAAACATATCTCTGTCATTCCCATTGTGGGAATTGGAGGTTTGGGAAAAACCACACTTGCTAAGCTTGTCTTCAATGATGAAAGGATAACTGACTCCTTTCCGTTGAAAATGTGGGTGTGTGTGTCTGAAGACTTTAATCTCAAGCAATTGATTATTAAGATCATCAATGCTGCTAGCAATTTTGTTTCTACTGGTGCTCTTCCGGGCCaccaaaatttaaaagaattagAGGTTGAACAATTGCAATATTGTCTAAGAAACATGCTTGAGGGTCAAAAGTTTTTCCTAGTCTTGGACGATGTATGGAATGAAGATCGTGTTAAATGGGTTGCGCTGCAAGATCTCATTTCAGTGGGTGCTCAAGGAAGCAAAGTAATAGTCACAACACGTAGCCCATCCATCGCTTCCATGATGGGTACCGTTGCCTACTCGCACCATTTAAAAAGTCTTTCTCCCGAGGATTCATTGCGTTTGTTCGTTAGATGGGCTTttaaagaaggagaagagggaaAATATCCAGATTTGATAAGGATTGGAAGAGAAATCGTAGACAAGTGCAAAGGAGTTCCTTTAGCGGTGAGAACGTTGGGAAGTTCACTATTTTCCAAACACGAGAGACAAGAGTGGGAATCATTGAGAGACAAGGAGATTTGGAATTTGCCACAAAAAAAGGATGATATCTTACCTGCATTAAAATTAAGTTATGATGAAATGCCATCCCATTTGAGGCAATGTTTTGCTTTGCTCTCCCTTTATCCAAAGAATCATTATTACATTTCTTTTGGCGTTGCTTCACTTTGGGGGGCAGCAGGTTTGCTTTCATTGGAAAGCAAAGATGAAACAATAGTAGACGTTGCACATCAATATTTGAGAGACTTAATGGCAAGATCTTTTCTTCATGATGTTTTTTATTGTGGCACCTTTTATATATTTGACATACATGATTTAGTGCATGATCTTGCAGTATATGTTGCAAAAGATGTGTGCCAATTGGTCAATTCAAACACGCAAGATATATCAGAAAATGTGCTGCATTTGTCTTTTGTTGAGAATGGTTTGCCTTACAATTCCATCAAGCCAAGCTTACAAGGTGTGAGAAGCATTCTGTTTCCAGTTGACAATCAGGGAGCCAGTGAAGCTTTCTTGGATGCATGGGTGTTAAACTGCAAATACCTGCGATATTTGGATTTAAGTGATTCTACATGTGAGACTCTGCCTGAGTCAATTGGTAAGTTGAAACATTTAAGATATATTTCTCTTCAGGGTAATACAAGAATAAAGAGGCTCCCTAATTCTATTTGCAAGCTGCAACATTTGCAAGTTTTGCTTCTTGATAGGTGTTCAAATCTGGAAACTTTACCGAAAAAGATAAGAAAGTTGATCAGCCTGCAAAGATTGGAGATAACCACAAAGCAATCTATTTTGCCAGAGAGTGACATTGCAAAGTTGAATTGTCTTGAACATTTGTCTGTCGAAAATTGTGATAATTTGAAGTCCTTGTTTGTTGAGACAAGATTGCCTACACTTCGAACTTTGCAAGTTCGTGGCTGTGCGAATCTAAAGTCTTTGCCACTTGATACTCAGCATTTTCCTCAGTTAGAAACTTTGGGAATCAGCAGTGTTGGCAATGAAGATTGGCTTCATAGATCAGAGGATACTAATGCTGTCTTGAGGTTAAAAACCATTGTTCTTTTTGAAATGGCAACATTGCCTCATTCTCTCCAACAATATGCAAGCACGTTACAAGGTTTGATGATTTCACGTTGCTACGAGCTGGAGGTACTGCCCGAATGGCTGTGGAATCTGAGTTCTTTGAAATTTCTTTATATCTCCCGGTGTCCGAAATTGAAGTCTCTTTCCAGTGATATCCACCGTCTAACAAGTCTGCAAGTTTTGCGAATCATAAATTGCCATGAGTTATATAGAAAATACGAGCCACAAGTTGGAGAGTGCTGGCCCATGATATCTCACATCAAGCATACTGACATTAGGAACACATGGGAATAGCTAATGGAAGATGAAAAAGAATTGTCTTAACAACCCGGATTGGAGTCAAAGTGCCTTTTGTTTCTTCATCAGTTTCCATAATGCACACAATTGTTCTTGTTTTGTTTTGAACTATATGTCTTCAGTGATTTTTCAAGTTTCTGTATGTTCTTTTGTAATTCAAAATGGTAATTCATGAAGTCTGATTTAGTGTTGTCTCTAATGAAATTCTCTGACATTATCTAAGTTGCTGAAACATACTTGAGTAAATACTTAGCACTGGTAATTGAAATTGTGGAACCATGAATTGGATAACCCACAATCTTAAGTACACAACACACCCACACATTCTTCACACACTTACCACATTTTTTCCTTGTTTGCAACCGATAGGGTTTAAACCTGAGACCTTTAAAGTGAGAAATGGGAAATATGCCATGTGAGCTAAAGCTCATTGGCAATAGCATTTTATTTGGTGTGATGATCACCAGGTGAGTAGGTGCATCGCAAAAGCATAGCAAAATATTGATTAGATATAAAATATAGCTTCTTTTGACTTCGAACTATATGTCTTTAGATATAATAATTGATGCAAATATGCAATATATAGATTAGTCACCAATAATGATATTATATCTATGTTACATAATGATGTTTTATgtgaaaataatatttaaaatattattatatattatattaattaatttaattaaatatattgaNNNNNNNNNNNNNNNNNNNNNNNNNNNNNNNNNNNNNNNNNNNNNNNNNNNNNNNNNNNNNNNNNNNNNNNNNNNNNNNNNNNNNNNNNNNNNNNNNNNNNNNNNNNNNNNNNNNNNNNNNNNNNNNNNNNNNNNNNNNNNNNNNNNNNNNNNNNNNNNNNNNNNNNNNNNNNNNNNNNNNNNNNNNNNNNNNNNNNNNNNNNNNNNNNNNNNNNNNNNNNNNNNNNNNNNNNNNNNNNNNNNNNNNNNNNNNNNNNNNNNNNNNNNNNNNNNNNNNNNNNNNNNNNNNNNNNNNNNNNNNNNNNNNNNNNNNNNNNNNNNNNNNNNNNNNNNNNNNNNNNNNNNNNNNNNNNNNNNNNNNNNNNNNNNNNNNNNNNNNNNNNNNNNNNNNNNNNNNNNNNNNNNNNNNNNNNNNNNNNNNNNNNNNNNNNNNNNNNNNNNNNNNNNNNNNNNNNNNNNNNNNNNNNNNNNNNNNNNNNNNNNNNNNNNNNNNNNNNNNNNNNNNNNNNNNNNNNNNNNNNNNNNNNNNNNNNNNNNNNNNNNNNNNNNNNNNNNNNNNNNNNNNNNNNNNNNNNNNNNNNNNNNNNNNNNNNNNNNNNNNNNNNNNNNNNNNNNNNNNNNNNNNNNNNNNNNNNNNNNNNNNNNNNNNNNNNNNNNNNNNNNNNNNNNNNNNNNNNNNNNNNNNNNNNNNNNNNNNNNNNNNNNNNNNNNNNNNNNNNNNNNNNNNNNNNNNNNNNNNNNNNNNNNNNNNNNNNNNNNNNNNNNNNNNNNNNNNNNNNNNNNNNNNNNNNNNNNNNNNNNNNNNNNNNNNNNNNNNNNNNNNNNNNNNNNNNNNNNNNNNNNNNNNNNNNNNNNNNNNNNNNNNNNNNNNNNNNNNNNNNNNNNNNNNNNNNNNNNNNNNNNNNNNNNNNNNNNNNNNNNNNNNNNNNNNNNNNNNNNNNNNNNNNNNNNNNNNNNNNNNNNNNNNNNNNNNNNNNNNNNNNNNNNNNNNNNNNNNNNNNNNNNNNNNNNNNNNNNNNNNNNNNNNNNNNNNNNNNNNNNNNNNNNNNNNNNNNNNNNNNNNNNNNNNNNNNNNNNNNNNNNNNNNNNNNNNNNNNNNNNNNNNNNNNNNNNNNNNNNNNNNNNNNNNNNNNNNNNNNNNNNNNNNNNNNNNNNNNNNNNNNNNNNNNNNNNNNNNNNNNNNNNNNNNNNNNNNNNNNNNNNNNNNNNNNNNNNNNNNNNNNNNNNNNNNNNNNNNNNNNNNNNNNNNNNNNNNNNNNNNNNNNNNNNNNNNNNNNNNNNNNNNNNNNNNNNNNNNNNNNNNNNNNNNNNNNNNNNNNNNNNNNNNNNNNNNNNNNNNNNNNNNNNNNNNNNNNNNNNNNNNNNNNNNNNNNNNNNNNNNNNNNNNNNNNNNNNNNNNNNNNNNNNNNNNNNNNNNNNNNNNNNNNNNNNNNNNNNNNNNNNNNNNNNNNNNNNNNNNNNNNNNNNNNNNNNNNNNNNNNNNNNNNNNNNNNNNNNNNNNNNNNNNNNNNNNNNNNNNNNNNNNNNNNNNNNNNNNNNNNNNNNNNNNNNNNNNNNNNNNNNNNNNNNNNNNNNNNNNNNNNNNNNNNNNNNNNNNNNNNNNNNNNNNNNNNNNNNNNNNNNNNNNNNNNNNNNNNNNNNNNNNNNNNNNNNNNNNNNNNNNNNNNNNNNNNNNNNNNNNNNNNNNNNNNNNNNNNNNNNNNNNNNNNNNNNNNNNNNNNNNNNNNNNNNNNNNNNNNNNNNNNNNNNNNNNNNNNNNNNNNNNNNNNNNNNNNNNNNNNNNNNNNNNNNNNNNNNNNNNNNNNNNNNNNNNNNNNNNNNNNNNNNNNNNNNNNNNNNNNNNNNNNNNNNNNNNNNNNNNNNNNNNNNNNNNNNNNNNNNNNNNNNNNNNNNNNNNNNNNNNNNNNNNNNNNNNNNNNNNNNNNNNNNNNNNNNNNNNNNNNNNNNNNNNNNNNNNNNNNNNNNNNNNNNNNNNNNNNNNNNNNNNNNNNNNNNNNNNNNNNNNNNNNNNNNNNNNNNNNNNNNNNNNNNNNNNNNNNNNNNNNNNNNNNNNNNNNNNNNNNNNNNNNNNNNNNNNNNNNNNNNNNNNNNNNNNNNNNNNNNNNNNNNNNNNNNNNNNNNNNNNNNNNNNNNNNNNNNNNNNNNNNNNNNNNNNNNNNNNNNNNNNNNNNNNNNNNNNNNNNNNNNNNNNNNNNNNNNNNNNNNNNNNNNNNNNNNNNNNNNNNNNNNNNNNNNNNNNNNNNNNNNNNNNNNNNNNNNNNNNNNNNNNNNNNNNNNNNNNNNNNNNNNNNNNNNNNNNNNNNNNNNNNNNNNNNNNNNNNNNNNNNNNNNNNNNNNNNNNNNNNNNNNNNNNNNNNNNNNNNNNNNNNNNNNNNNNNNNNNNNNNNNNNNNNNNNNNNNNNNNNNNNNNNNNNNNNNNNNNNNNNNNNNNNNNNNNNNNNNNNNNNNNNNNNNNNNNNNNNNNNNNNNNNNNNNNNNNNNNNNNNNNNNNNNNNNNNNNNNNNNNNNNNNNNNNNNNNNNNNNNNNNNNNNNNNNNNNNNNNNNNNNNNNNNNNNNNNNNNNNNNNNNNNNNNNNNNNNNNNNNNNNNNNNNNNNNNNNNNNNNNNNNNNNNNNNNNNNNNNNNNNNNNNNNNNNNNNNNNNNNNNNNNNNNNNNNNNNNNNNNNNNNNNNNNNNNNNNNNNNNNNNNNNNNNNNNNNNNNNNNNNNNNNNNNNNNNNNNNNNNNNNNNNNNNNNNNNNNNNNNNNNNNNNNNNNNNNNNNNNNNNNNNNNNNNNNNNNNNNNNNNNNNNNNNNNNNNNNNNNNNNNNNNNNNNNNNNNNNNNNNNNNNNNNNNNNNNNNNNNNNNNNNNNNNNNNNNNNNNNNNNNNNNNNNNNNNNNNNNNNNNNNNNNNNNNNNNNNNNNNNNNNNNNNNNNNNNNNNNNNNNNNNNNNNNNNNNNNNNNNNNNNNNNNNNNNNNNNNNNNNNNNNNNNNNNNNNNNNNNNNNNNNNNNNNNNNNNNNNNNNNNNNNNNNNNNNNNNNNNNNNNNNNNNNNNNNNNNNNNNNNNNNNNNNNNNNNNNNNNNNNNNNNNNNNNNNNNNNNNNNNNNNNNNNNNNNNNNNNNNNNNNNNNNNNNNNNNNNNNNNNNNNNNNNNNNNNNNNNNNNNNNNNNNNNNNNNNNNNNNNNNNNNNNNNNNNNNNNNNNNNNNNNNNNNNNNNNNNNNNNNNNNNNNNNNNNNNNNNNNNNNNNNNNNNNNNNNNNNNNNNNNNNNNNNNNNNNNNNNNNNNNNNNNNNNNNNNNNNNNNNNNNNNNNNNNNNNNNNNNNNNNNNNNNNNNNNNNNNNNNNNNNNNNNNNNNNNNNNNNNNNNNNNNNNNNNNNNNNNNNNNNNNNNNNNNNNNNNNNNNNNNNNNNNNNNNNNNNNNNNNNNNNNNNNNNNNNNNNNNNNNNNNNNNNNNNNNNNNNNNNNNNNNNNNNNNNNNNNNNNNNNNNNNNNNNNNNNNNNNNNNNNNNNNNNNNNNNNNNNNNNNNNNNNNNNNNNNNNNNNNNNNNNNNNNNNNNNNNNNNNNNNNNNNNNNNNNNNNNNNNNNNNNNNNNNNNNNNNNNNNNNNNNNNNNNNNNNNNNNNNNNNNNNNNNNNNNNNNNNNNNNNNNNNNNNNNNNNNNNNNNNNNNNNNNNNNNNNNNNNNNNNNNNNNNNNNNNNNNNNNNNNNNNNNNNNNNNNNNNNNNNNNNNNNNNNNNNNNNNNNNNNNNNNNNNNNNNNNNNNNNNNNNNNNNNNNNNNNNNNNNNNNNNNNNNNNNNNNNNNNNNNNNNNNNNNNNNNNNNNNNNNNNNNNNNNNNNNNNNNNNNNNNNNNNNNNNNNNNNNNNNNNNNNNNNNNNNNNNNNNNNNNNNNNNNNNNNNNNNNNNNNNNNNNNNNNNNNNNNNNNNNNNNNNNNNNNNNNNNNNNNNNNNNNNNNNNNNNNNNNNNNNNNNNNNNNNNNNNNNNNNNNNNNNNNNNNNNNNNNNNNNNNNNNNNNNNNNNNNNNNNNNNNNNNNNNNNNNNNNNNNNNNNNNNNNNNNNNNNNNNNNNNNNNNNNNNNNNNNNNNNNNNNNNNNNNNNNNNNNNNNNNNNNNNNNNNNNNNNNNNNNNNNNNNNNNNNNNNNNNNNNNNNNNNNNNNNNNNNNNNNNNNNNNNNNNNNNNNNNNNNNNNNNNNNNNNNNNNNNNNNNNNNNNNNNNNNNNNNNNNNNNNNNNNNNNNNNNNNNNNNNNNNNNNNNNNNNNNNNNNNNNNNNNNNNNNNNNNNNNNNNNNNNNNNNNNNNNNNNNNNNNNNNNNNNNNNNNNNNNNNNNNNNNNNNNNNNNNNNNNNNNNNNNNNNNNNNNNNNNNNNNNNNNNNNNNNNNNNNNNNNNNNNNNNNNNNNNNNNNNNNNNNNNNNNNNNNNNNNNNNNNNNNNNNNNNNNNNNNNNNNNNNNNNNNNNNNNNNNNNNNNNNNNNNNNNNNNNNNNNNNNNNNNNNNNNNNNNNNNNNNNNNNNNNNNNNNNNNNNNNNNNNNNNNNNNNNNNNNNNNNNNNNNNNNNNNNNNNNNNNNNNNNNNNNNNNNNNNNNNNNNNNNNNNNNNNNNNNNNNNNNNNNNNNNNNNNNNNNNNNNNNNNNNNNNNNNNNNNNNNNNNNNNNNNNNNNNNNNNNNNNNNNNNNNNNNNNNNNNNNNNNNNNNNNNNNNNNNNNNNNNNNNNNNNNNNNNNNNNNNNNNNNNNNNNNNNNNNNN
The DNA window shown above is from Arachis ipaensis cultivar K30076 chromosome B08, Araip1.1, whole genome shotgun sequence and carries:
- the LOC107614049 gene encoding putative disease resistance protein RGA1 (The sequence of the model RefSeq protein was modified relative to this genomic sequence to represent the inferred CDS: added 13 bases not found in genome assembly) — protein: MAESFIFSIAESLITKLASRAYEEASQVVGVYDDLQDMKSSLSYVKAVLLDAEQKQEQNHELREWLKQIKLIFYDAENVLDQVDCETLRKQVIRDYGTPKDKVGRFFSSSSPLVFRYKLALQIKDIRMRLDRVAADRDKFGLQVIDVDRRVVHRREMTYSHVVESDVIGRAHDKEKIVKLLMEPSLDNNAGSKHISVIPIVGIGGLGKTTLAKLVFNDERITDSFPLKMWVCVSEDFNLKQLIIKIINAASNFVSTGALPGHQNLKELEVEQLQYCLRNMLEGQKFFLVLDDVWNEDRVKWVALQDLISVGAQGSKVIVTTRSPSIASMMGTVAYSHHLKSLSPEDSLRLFVRWAFKEGEEGKYPDLIRIGREIVDKCKGVPLAVRTLGSSLFSKHERQEWESLRDKEIWNLPQKKDDILPALKLSYDEMPSHLRQCFALLSLYPKNHYYISFGVASLWGAAGLLSLESKDETIVDVAHQYLRDLMARSFLHDVFYCGTFYIFDIHDLVHDLAVYVAKDVCQLVNSNTQDISENVLHLSFVENGLPYNSIKPSLQGVRSILFPVDNQGASEAFLDAWVLNCKYLRYLDLSDSTCETLPESIGKLKHLRYISLQGNTRIKRLPNSICKLQHLQVLLLDRCSNLETLPKKIRKLISLQRLEITTKQSILPESDIAKLNCLEHLSVENCDNLKSLFVETRLPTLRTLQVRGCANLKSLPLDTQHFPQLETLGISSVGNEDWLHRSEDTNAVLRLKTIVLFEMATLPHSLQQYASTLQGLMISRCYELEVLPEWLWNLSSLKFLYISRCPKLKSLSSDIHRLTSLQVLRIINCHELYRKYEPQVGECWPMISHIKHTDIRKPWE